A stretch of Cucumis sativus cultivar 9930 chromosome 2, Cucumber_9930_V3, whole genome shotgun sequence DNA encodes these proteins:
- the LOC101204118 gene encoding uncharacterized protein LOC101204118 produces the protein MAPPPVDPSSREAFPRKQSAPYKFLVPLVYAPVLPLIRIALRKNPVVRDRLFTAVLAGAFAHGFYLVTDIYDAESK, from the exons ATGGCCCCGCCGCCCGTCGATCCCAGTTCTCG GGAGGCTTTTCCGAGGAAGCAATCGGCCCCATACAAGTTCTTGGTTCCTCTCGTTTACGCCCCTGTTCTTCCTCTCA tTAGAATTGCGCTGCGGAAAAACCCTGTTGTGAGGGATCGGCTGTTCACGGCGGTTTTGGCTGGTGCTTTTGCCCATGGCTTTTACTTGGT AACTGATATCTACGATGCTGAGAGCAAGTAA
- the LOC101204697 gene encoding 26S proteasome regulatory subunit 8 homolog A, whose amino-acid sequence MATMELDTKLPEAISEDTCSAKPATKHGEGLRHYYLQHIQDLQLQLRLKTHNLNRLEAQRNELNSRVRLLREELQLLQEPGSYVGEVVKVMGKNKVLVKVHPEGKYVVDIDKSIDITKITPSTRVALRNDSYVLHLVLPSKVDPLVNLMKVEKVPDSTYDMIGGLDQQIKEIKEVIELPIKHPELFESLGIAQPKGVLLYGPPGTGKTLLARAVAHHTDCTFIRVSGSELVQKYIGEGSRMVRELFVMAREHAPSIIFMDEIDSIGSARMESGSGNSDSEVQRTMLELLNQLDGFEASNKIKVLMATNRIDILDQALLRPGRIDRKIEFPNPNEESRFDILKIHSRKMNLMRGIDLKKIAEKMNGASGAELKAVCTEAGMFALRERRVHVTQEDFEMAVAKVMKKDTDKNMSLRKLWK is encoded by the exons ATGGCGACGATGGAGTTAGACACCAAGCTACCGGAGGCCATTAGTGAAGACACGTGCTCCGCCAAGCCGGCGACAAAGCACGGCGAAGGTCTTAGGCATTATTATCTTCAACACATTCAGGACCTCCAGCTTCAACTCCGCCTCAAAACTCACAATCTCAATCGTCTTGAAGCTCAGCGAAACGAGCTCAACTCTAGAG TGAGGTTGCTTCGTGAAGAACTTCAGCTGCTTCAAGAACCTGGATCCTATGTTGGCGAAGTGGTCAAAGTCATGGGAAAGAATAAGGTTTTAGTGAAG GTACATCCAGAAGGGAAATATGTTGTAGATATAGATAAAAGCATTGATATCACAAAAATCACCCCATCAACTAGGGTTGCTCTTCGAAACGACAGTTATGTTCTTCATTTAGTTCTGCCAAGCAAAGTAGATCCATTAGTGAATCttatgaaagttgaaaagGTCCCTGATTCTACTTATGACATGATTGGTGGTCTTGATCAGCAAATCAAGGAGATAAAAGAG GTCATTGAGCTTCCAATCAAGCATCCAGAGTTATTCGAAAGTCTTGGAATAGCTCAACCAAAG GGTGTCTTGCTATATGGGCCTCCTGGTACTGGGAAAACACTATTGGCTCGTGCAGTTGCACATCACACTGATTGTACTTTCATTAGGGTTTCTGGTTCTGAGTTGGTGCAGAAATATATTGGAGAGGGTTCTAGGATGGTTAGAGAGCTTTTTGTGATGGCCAG GGAACATGCTCCGTCTATCATTTTCATGGATGAAATTGACAGTATTGGGTCAGCTCGTATGGAATCTGGGTCTGGTAATAGTGATAGTGAGGTGCAGAGAACTATGCTGGAACTTCTTAACCAACTGGATGGATTTGAAGCATCTAACAAGATCAAG GTTCTGATGGCCACAAATCGGATTGATATTCTTGATCAGGCTCTTCTAAGACCTGGACGAattgatagaaaaatagaGTTCCCAAACCCTAATGAGGAG TCTCGTTTTGATATCTTGAAAATACATTCGAGAAAAATGAATCTAATGCGGGGGATCGACTTGAAAAAGATTGCTGAGAAGATGAATGGTGCATCCGGTGCTGAACTTAAG GCTGTTTGCACAGAAGCTGGAATGTTTGCTCTAAGAGAAAGAAGGGTTCATGTAACCCAAGAAGATTTCGAGATGGCAGTTGCGAAGGTTATGAAGAAAGACACAGATAAGAACATGTCATTGCGAAAGCTCTGGAAGTAA
- the LOC101204939 gene encoding EG45-like domain containing protein 2 — MLIREKPLLQWQQLCFVFFLFISLLLHFSHGDVGTAAKYPPPYSPTACFGGDLSQFPTNNMFAAAADGIWENGAACGRQYFVRCFSASEPEACVADQTVQITIVDHTESIVSTPTARGTTMTLSSTAYKAIVNSSATVQFVTIEFLQV; from the exons ATGTTGATCAGAGAAAAACCCCTTCTACAATGGCAGCAACTTTGTTTCGTGTTCTTCCTCTTCATCTCTCTCCTTCTCCATTTCTCCCATGGCGACGTCGGCACTGCTGCCAAATACCCTCCGCCATATTCCC CGACGGCGTGTTTCGGGGGAGATTTAAGTCAATTTCCGACGAATAATATGTTTGCGGCGGCGGCAGATGGGATTTGGGAGAACGGAGCGGCGTGTGGGAGACAGTATTTTGTTAGGTGTTTTAGTGCGTCGGAACCGGAGGCGTGTGTGGCGGATCAGACGGTGCAGATTACGATCGTTGATCATACTGAATCGATTGTTTCGACGCCAACGGCGCGCGGAACGACGATGACTCTTTCCTCGACGGCGTATAAAGCAATTGTTAATTCTTCAGCTACCGTTCAATTCGTCACCATTGAATTTCTTCA GGTATGA